AAAAGGCAGAGCACATAAATTGCTAGATTCTTGTTTTTTAGGATAAAACTCTATTTTTGGAGCTATGTGAGCTTTTCGTTTTGTTTCTTTCTCTAGATAAAAGTACTTGCGCTGAGCAAAATCAAAAAAAGTGTAGATATTGCGTGAGTATCTTTTTCTTTGGCGTTGTATGAAATACTGGTAAGGTTTACATAGTCCCTGAGGGAGCTCATTTTTTAATTCTTTTTTGATGAAGGTAATTTTTAGGTTTCTATGGCTTTTGGTTGGTTTGCTGCTTGCTAATAGTTGTGTTTTTGAAAAATCAGAAACTGCAATAAATCCTGTATTGCCGGGAGATAGCCCAAATCCTACAGTAACCAAGATTGGTGATAGCTATTATGCATCAGCTACCAGTAATGAATGGTCGCCGTTGTTCCCAATATATAAATCCGATGATTTGAATAACTGGGAACTTATCTCTTATGTTTTTCCGGGAGGAGCTCCAGACTGGGCACATCAGAATTTCTTCGCACCGGAGCTTTCGTATGATGAGGACCAAGATAAAATTTATGTGTATTATACTGGGCGAGATAAGTCGACTGGTAAAATTACCATTGCAATTGCGAGTGCTGATAATCCCGAGGGACCTTTTACAGATCATGGTCCACTGATCATATCTGATAACACTGAAACCATTGATGCGTTTGAGATTAGAGATCGGGATAATACGCTATACCTGATTTGGAAAGAGGTGTATGCGCCCGGAGAACCTTCTATTATTTATGCACAGCCCATATCAGAGGATCGAAAAACGGTGTATGGAGAAAAGCATGAGCTAATTCGAAATGATAAGGAATGGGAGAATGAAATTGTTGAAGGTCCCTGTATTTTTCAGCGCGACGACTATTTTTACCTATTGTATTCGGCGGGTAAATGTTGTGATATAACCTGTGACTATAAAATTGGGGTTGCCCGGTCGAAGGATTTATTGGGTTTATGGGAGAAGTATGAAGCAAATCCGATTGTGAAGGATAATGAAATCTGGAAATGCCCTGGAACAGGAGATGTATTCAGAGAGGGACGTGACTATTACTTACTGTTTCACTCCTACAAAGCAGTTGGGGGTGATTACATTGGGCGAGAAGGTTTGTTGGAAAAGCTCCATTGGACCGATGATGACTGGCCGTATTTTGAGCGTAGCTCAGAAATGACACTTGAAAATAATAGGATTGACTATTTCGATGATTTTTCGAAAGCACTCGAGCCTTGCTGGCAGTGGCGCGCCACACAAACACTGAGCTACGCAACAGGCGAAAATGGACTAATGTTGGCGGCATCGGCCGAAAACGACCTGCTTGGGAGTTTGCTGGCTCAACCTGTAAAATCTATGAATTTTGATGTGACAGCAACAATAGATTTGAATATGAGTGGACGGGACGTTGAAGGTGGAATCTTGTTAATTGGCGCAACCACAAATAGTTTTGGAGCACCCATGGCCGGATTGGGTATTACCGTGGGTCACGATTTGATTCAGGTGTGGATTACATCTGGGAAAGAAAAAAATGTATACGAGGCGGTATCGACTGCCGAATATGGTGATTTAATCAAATTGAAGATGAACATAAAAAACGGAGATCTTTTACAGTTTTCGGTGTCTGATGGTGATAAGTGGGACATCATTGCTGATTCTGTTGATGCTTCAGGCTACGTTCCTTGGGGGATGGGTTTCCGATGGGGCTTGGTTTCAAAAGGCGAAACCAATGAGTTTGTCAACATTCGAAATGTAGAACTAATTAACCGTTAGTTAATGCGAGAAGTGAGCGAGATGAATTTTTAAAGCGAGACGGAAAGTGCAACTATGAATAATAGAGTATCTGTACTTGCCTGAAAAGAGACAACAAGATTGACGACAGAATCTAAACATATCGACAAAAATCTGCTCCGCAAACTGAAGGACGGAGATCGGTACGCTTTTCAGGTGATATTTGATGCTTACAGTGAGCGTCTTTTCCATTTTGCTTATTCATATTTGAAAGATTCAAATAATAGCGAAGAGATTGTTCAGGATGTTTTTCTTCGTCTTTGGGAGATCAAGGCTGAAATTGACGAAGACAAGTCGTTCAAAAGCTTTTTGTATAAAATGACAGTGAATCGGGTATTTAACCACTTGAAACACCAAATTGTCCGACAAAAGTACGAGGAGCATTTGATGAATCTGACCCCGGCATATAGCGACACACCCGAAGAAGAGTTGCGTAGCAAAGAATTAAGTGATAAGGTTCAGGAAGTACTGATCAAGTTGCCTGAACAAAAACGAAGAATATTTATACTGAGTCGTCTCAAAGGATATTCAAATGCTGAGATTTCAGAAGAGCTTGGGTTGTCAGTGCGAACTGTTGAGAACCAGATCTATCGGGCAACCAAATTTTTAAAAGAACACTTAAAAGACGATTTCCTGCTTCTGCTGGGATGCTGTCTTTTTCTCTTTTAATCTGAAGCCGATGAATTTTTTAGAGAAAAAAAAGATTTTTTTTTTAGCGTGAGTAGCTTTTGAAAGCTACTTGTATATGATATTGAAGATGAAAGATAATCAAAACATAGAAAAACATTTTAAAAGGTTGCTTGAAAAATTTCAGGCAGTAGATTGTACAGCTTCCGAGCTCAAAGAGTTAGAGCAATTGGTTCAGGATGAATCCAGCGCCTCTGAAATTGAAAATACGATGTATGTGGAGCTGAAAGAGGAAGATTATCAGGAGCTAGTTGCTTTTGATAAAGCAAAGTTATCTCGGAGACTTGAATACAAAATAAATGAACGTATCGTTGATCCAGAACCTGTAATTCGAAAACTTCCACGTTTTTATCGCTTGTCGTCAGTGGCGGCTATTTTGGTGTTGCTGATTGTGGTTAGTGGGTTAGCAACTTATTTTGTCAGT
This DNA window, taken from uncultured Sunxiuqinia sp., encodes the following:
- a CDS encoding glycoside hydrolase family 43 protein; the protein is MKVIFRFLWLLVGLLLANSCVFEKSETAINPVLPGDSPNPTVTKIGDSYYASATSNEWSPLFPIYKSDDLNNWELISYVFPGGAPDWAHQNFFAPELSYDEDQDKIYVYYTGRDKSTGKITIAIASADNPEGPFTDHGPLIISDNTETIDAFEIRDRDNTLYLIWKEVYAPGEPSIIYAQPISEDRKTVYGEKHELIRNDKEWENEIVEGPCIFQRDDYFYLLYSAGKCCDITCDYKIGVARSKDLLGLWEKYEANPIVKDNEIWKCPGTGDVFREGRDYYLLFHSYKAVGGDYIGREGLLEKLHWTDDDWPYFERSSEMTLENNRIDYFDDFSKALEPCWQWRATQTLSYATGENGLMLAASAENDLLGSLLAQPVKSMNFDVTATIDLNMSGRDVEGGILLIGATTNSFGAPMAGLGITVGHDLIQVWITSGKEKNVYEAVSTAEYGDLIKLKMNIKNGDLLQFSVSDGDKWDIIADSVDASGYVPWGMGFRWGLVSKGETNEFVNIRNVELINR
- a CDS encoding RNA polymerase sigma-70 factor; its protein translation is MTTESKHIDKNLLRKLKDGDRYAFQVIFDAYSERLFHFAYSYLKDSNNSEEIVQDVFLRLWEIKAEIDEDKSFKSFLYKMTVNRVFNHLKHQIVRQKYEEHLMNLTPAYSDTPEEELRSKELSDKVQEVLIKLPEQKRRIFILSRLKGYSNAEISEELGLSVRTVENQIYRATKFLKEHLKDDFLLLLGCCLFLF